The following are from one region of the Coffea eugenioides isolate CCC68of chromosome 2, Ceug_1.0, whole genome shotgun sequence genome:
- the LOC113764006 gene encoding ribosomal RNA small subunit methyltransferase, chloroplastic isoform X3, with amino-acid sequence MHPLVLHSLPPAPIDSSFPPTPKPYSTLSPLPHNSFATIIREVKTAKLHGFAASASPSTPKTKTQKQDDDYHTTLKALNSKGRFPRRSLGQHYMLNGSINEQLVGAADVKEGDVVLEIGPGTGSLTNVLVNVGATVLAIEKDPYMAALVRERFANTNRVKVLQEDFTRCHIRSHMSLIMEGRSFVESQRAKVVANIPFNISTDVVKQLLPMGDMFSEVVLLLQEEAALRLVDPSLRSSEYRPINIFVNFYSGGCSSCCLQAEASFGLSASFIHKKLFLNGELSIQWKA; translated from the exons ATGCATCCTTTAGTCCTTCACTCTCTCCCGCCAGCGCCAATTGATTCTTCTTTTCCTCCCACACCCAAACCTTACTCTACACTTTCGCCACTCCCCCACAACAGCTTCGCCACCATAATCCGAGAAGTTAAAACGGCCAAGTTGCATGGTTTTGCAGCTTCAGCATCACCCTCTACCCCAAAAACCAAAACCCAGAAGCAGGACGATGATTATCACACCACTCTTAAAGCCCTCAATTCCAAGGGTCGCTTTCCCCGCAGATCCCTTGGCCAA CATTATATGTTGAATGGTTCGATAAATGAGCAGTTAGTCGGTGCAGCTGATGTCAAAGAAGGGGACGTAGTGCTTGAGATCGGGCCCGGGACTGGTTCACTTACCAATGTCCTCGTTAATGTTGGAGCCACTGTTCTTGCTATTGAGAAG GACCCATATATGGCAGCACTTGTGAGGGAACGTTTTGCTAATACAAATCGGGTGAAG GTTTTGCAGGAAGATTTTACAAGATGTCATATACGCTCTCACATGTCACTGATTATGGAAGGTAGAAGTTTTGTGGAGTCACAACGTGCAAAG GTAGTTGCCAATATACCTTTCAATATAAGTACAGATGTGGTAAAACAACTTCTTCCAATGGGTGACATGTTCTCAGAAGTTGTCCTTCTACTCCAG GAGGAAGCAGCATTGCGTTTGGTGGATCCATCCTTGAGGTCCTCAGAATATCGACCTATAAACATTTTTGTGAACTTTTATTCAG GTGGATGCAGCAGTTGTTGCCTTCAGGCTGAAGCAAGCTTTGGACTATCCGCGAGTTTCATCCACAAAAAGCTTTTTCTCAATG GTGAACTCAGCATTCAATGGAAAGCGTAA
- the LOC113764006 gene encoding ribosomal RNA small subunit methyltransferase, chloroplastic isoform X2 — translation MHPLVLHSLPPAPIDSSFPPTPKPYSTLSPLPHNSFATIIREVKTAKLHGFAASASPSTPKTKTQKQDDDYHTTLKALNSKGRFPRRSLGQHYMLNGSINEQLVGAADVKEGDVVLEIGPGTGSLTNVLVNVGATVLAIEKVLQEDFTRCHIRSHMSLIMEGRSFVESQRAKVVANIPFNISTDVVKQLLPMGDMFSEVVLLLQEEAALRLVDPSLRSSEYRPINIFVNFYSDPEYKFKVPRTNFFPQPKVDAAVVAFRLKQALDYPRVSSTKSFFSMVNSAFNGKRKMLRKTLQHICPPTEIEAALSEVGFQTTSRPEELALEDFVKLHNLISKP, via the exons ATGCATCCTTTAGTCCTTCACTCTCTCCCGCCAGCGCCAATTGATTCTTCTTTTCCTCCCACACCCAAACCTTACTCTACACTTTCGCCACTCCCCCACAACAGCTTCGCCACCATAATCCGAGAAGTTAAAACGGCCAAGTTGCATGGTTTTGCAGCTTCAGCATCACCCTCTACCCCAAAAACCAAAACCCAGAAGCAGGACGATGATTATCACACCACTCTTAAAGCCCTCAATTCCAAGGGTCGCTTTCCCCGCAGATCCCTTGGCCAA CATTATATGTTGAATGGTTCGATAAATGAGCAGTTAGTCGGTGCAGCTGATGTCAAAGAAGGGGACGTAGTGCTTGAGATCGGGCCCGGGACTGGTTCACTTACCAATGTCCTCGTTAATGTTGGAGCCACTGTTCTTGCTATTGAGAAG GTTTTGCAGGAAGATTTTACAAGATGTCATATACGCTCTCACATGTCACTGATTATGGAAGGTAGAAGTTTTGTGGAGTCACAACGTGCAAAG GTAGTTGCCAATATACCTTTCAATATAAGTACAGATGTGGTAAAACAACTTCTTCCAATGGGTGACATGTTCTCAGAAGTTGTCCTTCTACTCCAG GAGGAAGCAGCATTGCGTTTGGTGGATCCATCCTTGAGGTCCTCAGAATATCGACCTATAAACATTTTTGTGAACTTTTATTCAG ATCCTGAGTACAAATTTAAGGTCCCAAGGACAAATTTCTTCCCGCAGCCAAAG GTGGATGCAGCAGTTGTTGCCTTCAGGCTGAAGCAAGCTTTGGACTATCCGCGAGTTTCATCCACAAAAAGCTTTTTCTCAATG GTGAACTCAGCATTCAATGGAAAGCGTAAAATGCTGAGAAAAACACTGCAGCACATCTGCCCTCCCACCGAGATAGAAGCAGCTCTGAGTGAAGTTGGTTTTCAAACCACG TCAAGACCAGAGGAGCTTGCTTTGGAGGATTTTGTAAAATTGCACAACCTGATTTCAAAACCATAG
- the LOC113764006 gene encoding ribosomal RNA small subunit methyltransferase, chloroplastic isoform X1 yields the protein MHPLVLHSLPPAPIDSSFPPTPKPYSTLSPLPHNSFATIIREVKTAKLHGFAASASPSTPKTKTQKQDDDYHTTLKALNSKGRFPRRSLGQHYMLNGSINEQLVGAADVKEGDVVLEIGPGTGSLTNVLVNVGATVLAIEKDPYMAALVRERFANTNRVKVLQEDFTRCHIRSHMSLIMEGRSFVESQRAKVVANIPFNISTDVVKQLLPMGDMFSEVVLLLQEEAALRLVDPSLRSSEYRPINIFVNFYSDPEYKFKVPRTNFFPQPKVDAAVVAFRLKQALDYPRVSSTKSFFSMVNSAFNGKRKMLRKTLQHICPPTEIEAALSEVGFQTTSRPEELALEDFVKLHNLISKP from the exons ATGCATCCTTTAGTCCTTCACTCTCTCCCGCCAGCGCCAATTGATTCTTCTTTTCCTCCCACACCCAAACCTTACTCTACACTTTCGCCACTCCCCCACAACAGCTTCGCCACCATAATCCGAGAAGTTAAAACGGCCAAGTTGCATGGTTTTGCAGCTTCAGCATCACCCTCTACCCCAAAAACCAAAACCCAGAAGCAGGACGATGATTATCACACCACTCTTAAAGCCCTCAATTCCAAGGGTCGCTTTCCCCGCAGATCCCTTGGCCAA CATTATATGTTGAATGGTTCGATAAATGAGCAGTTAGTCGGTGCAGCTGATGTCAAAGAAGGGGACGTAGTGCTTGAGATCGGGCCCGGGACTGGTTCACTTACCAATGTCCTCGTTAATGTTGGAGCCACTGTTCTTGCTATTGAGAAG GACCCATATATGGCAGCACTTGTGAGGGAACGTTTTGCTAATACAAATCGGGTGAAG GTTTTGCAGGAAGATTTTACAAGATGTCATATACGCTCTCACATGTCACTGATTATGGAAGGTAGAAGTTTTGTGGAGTCACAACGTGCAAAG GTAGTTGCCAATATACCTTTCAATATAAGTACAGATGTGGTAAAACAACTTCTTCCAATGGGTGACATGTTCTCAGAAGTTGTCCTTCTACTCCAG GAGGAAGCAGCATTGCGTTTGGTGGATCCATCCTTGAGGTCCTCAGAATATCGACCTATAAACATTTTTGTGAACTTTTATTCAG ATCCTGAGTACAAATTTAAGGTCCCAAGGACAAATTTCTTCCCGCAGCCAAAG GTGGATGCAGCAGTTGTTGCCTTCAGGCTGAAGCAAGCTTTGGACTATCCGCGAGTTTCATCCACAAAAAGCTTTTTCTCAATG GTGAACTCAGCATTCAATGGAAAGCGTAAAATGCTGAGAAAAACACTGCAGCACATCTGCCCTCCCACCGAGATAGAAGCAGCTCTGAGTGAAGTTGGTTTTCAAACCACG TCAAGACCAGAGGAGCTTGCTTTGGAGGATTTTGTAAAATTGCACAACCTGATTTCAAAACCATAG
- the LOC113764007 gene encoding uncharacterized protein LOC113764007 → MGSEAAAMGELVVALEQAALMAKQFPSSATTAALDPSQVFQIYSSLQTAHHHLTLFLSHHPPPPFLLPFQPHQASFLPSLQPPPPPPPLENSFSSAVGGGDEYDMDPMQMGDDDEVEHDSKNTSTSAAAAAVIEIEGVEDRMRDCFIQNKRPKRPLSPSSVAAVAEQRPSYVSHVAAGRGGSSAEQFDPEGSRLRSLDLVYQFHG, encoded by the coding sequence ATGGGTTCAGAAGCTGCAGCAATGGGTGAGCTGGTGGTAGCGCTGGAACAAGCAGCCCTAATGGCTAAACAATTTCCTTCCTCGGCCACTACTGCTGCTTTAGACCCTTCCCAAGTCTTCCAAATTTATTCTTCTCTCCAGACTGCCCACCACCACTTGACTCTCTTCCTCTCCCACCACCCACCACCGCCATTCCTTTTGCCTTTCCAGCCACATCAGGCCTCTTTTCTCCCTTCCCTCcagccaccaccaccacctccaccgCTCGAAAACTCTTTCTCCTCAGCCGTGGGCGGCGGAGATGAATATGACATGGACCCCATGCAAATGGGTGATGATGATGAGGTTGAACACGATTCCAAGAACACCTCCActtctgctgctgctgctgccgtTATTGAGATTGAGGGAGTTGAGGATAGGATGAGAGACTGCTTTATTCAGAATAAGAGACCCAAAAGGCCCTTGTCTCCGTCGTCTGTGGCTGCTGTGGCGGAGCAGCGGCCGAGCTATGTCAGTCACGTGGCGGCTGGAAGAGGCGGTTCCTCAGCGGAGCAATTTGATCCCGAGGGGAGTAGATTAAGGTCTCTTGATCTTGTATATCAATTTCATGGTTGA
- the LOC113761592 gene encoding protein-ribulosamine 3-kinase, chloroplastic, which produces MEPIRTRHLKHKLELLPVLASFQEIKQREERTGVAMLHVGFISFSSCIPSFSSGGLGRRCARFSFTKLHRPLAMSSLSNDPIREWILSEGKANEITRISPVGGGCINLASRYDTDAGSFFVKTNRSVEPSMFEGEALGLNAMYETRTVRVPKPFKVGPLPTGGSYIIMEFIEFGASRSNQSVLGRKLAEMHKAGKSENGFGFHVDNTIGSTPQINTWTSDWVEFYAVHRLGYQLKLARQQYGDSTIYERGLRLAKNIRPLFEGVAIEPCLLHGDLWSGNITSDRNGEPVILDPACYYGHCEAEFGMSWCAGFGGSFYNAYFEVMPKQPGFEKRRELYLLYHYLNHYNLFGSSYRSSAMSIIDDYLLMLKA; this is translated from the exons ATGGAACCAATCCGAaccaggcacctcaaacacaaaCTAGAGCTTTTGCCCGTTTTGGCTTCCTTTCAGGAGATAAAACAGCGAGAAGAGAGAACGGGGGTAGCTATGCTACACGTGGGCTTCATCTCCTTCTCATCCTGCATTCCTTCTTTTTCAAGCGGTGGTCTTGGTAGAAGATGTGCAAGATTCTCCTTCACTAAACTACACAGGCCTCTTGCAA TGTCAAGCTTGAGTAATGATCCTATACGGGAATGGATCCTATCAGAAGGAAAGGCAAATGAGATTACAAGAATTAGTCCTGTTGGAGGTGGTTGCATCAATCTCGCTAGTCGTTATGACACTGATGCTGGTTCCTTTTTCGTTAAAACTAACAG GAGCGTTGAACCATCAATGTTTGAGGGAGAGGCTTTAGGTTTGAATGCTATGTACGAAACTAGAACAGTCCGTGTGCCTAAACCATTTAAG GTCGGTCCGCTTCCAACAGGTGGTTCATATATTATCATGGAATTTATAGAGTTTGGTGCTTCTagaagtaatcaa TCTGTACTAGGGAGGAAGCTTGCTGAAATGCATAAAGCAGGGAAATCTGAGAATGGCTTTGGTTTTCATGTGGACAATACCATTGGAAG CACTCCACAGATTAATACTTGGACATCAGACTGGGTAGAATTTTATGCAGTGCATAGACTGGGTTATCAACTGAAGTTGGCAAGACAACAGTATGGTGATTCGACCATATATGAAAGAG GACTAAGGTTGGCAAAGAATATACGGCCTCTTTTTGAGGGTGTAGCGATAGAGCCTTGCTTGTTGCATGGGGACTTATGGAGTGGGAATATCACTTCTGATAGAAATGGAGAACCTGTCATCCTTGATCCAGCTTGCTACT ATGGGCATTGTGAAGCAGAATTTGGAATGTCATGGTGTGCTGGATTTGGAGGATCTTTCTACAATGCTTACTTTGAG GTGATGCCCAAGCAACCAGGTTTTGAGAAAAGGAGAGAACTGTATCTGCTGTATCATTACCTTAATCATTACAATTTGTTTGGCTCTAGTTATCGATCATCTGCCATGTCCATAATCGATGACTATCTGCTCATGTTAAAAGCTTAG